GCGGCCACGGGGTCGTGGGTGACCACGACGACCGTCTGGCGGTCGGTGTCGACCATGGCCCGGAGCAGGGTGAGCACCTCGCGGCCGGTCCGCGAGTCCAGGGCGCCGGTGGGCTCGTCGCCGAAGAGCACGTCGGGGCGGGTGATGAGGGCGCGGGCCAGGGCCACGCGCTGCTGCTGACCGCCGGACAGCTGGGCGGGCCGGTGCCGGGCCCGTTCGCCCAGGCCCACCCGGGCCAGGACCTCTCGGACCTCGGCCTTGGCGGGGCGGCGGCCGGCGAGGCGCAGCGGCAGGGCCACGTTCTGCTCGGCGGTCAGGGCGGGCAGCAGGTTGAAGGCCTGGAAGACGAAGCCGATCCGGTCCCGGCGCAGCAGGGTCAGCCGGGTCTCGCTCAGTCCGCCGAGTTCGGTGCCGCCGATGGTGACGGTGCCCGAGGTGGGCCGGTCGAGTCCGGCGGCGCACTGCAACAGGGTGGACTTGCCGGAGCCGGACGGGCCCATGACGGCGGTGAAGGTGCCCTGGGGGAAGTCGAGGGAGACCTGGTCGAGGGCGGTGACCGCCTGATCGCCGGTCCCGTGGACCCGGCTGACGTCCCTGAGTTGGATCGCGTCGTTTTCCATGCCTCGACTCAACCGTCCCGGGCGGTCCGGCACAGCGGGCCTGGAGGGTGTTCCGGGGGTGGGGCCAGCCCTACCCCCGGAGGGGTTCCCGACCGCGTCCGGGCCGATCGCGCCGGGTCGGTCAAAGGTTTCGGGGGCGTTTCCCGGTCGGTGTTCGGCCGATTCGGCGGTCCGCTCCCCCACAGGTCAGCTCGCTCGCACCGCTGCGGTCTGCACTCATCCGTACACGATGCGTGACGAGAAATGGGGGTGCGAACGGGCGTTCACGGCCCGCGTGGGCAAGACTCTGTCCGCTATCCGAAACGCCAACCCAAGGGAGTGTTCGAAATGCGGTCCATCGCAAGGGGTCTCGGGCTCGGTTCCGCCGCCATGGCGCTCACCGCGCTCACCGCACTGGCCTGGCCGGGTACGGCCGGGGCCGCGCCGGCCGGCACGGAGAGCCTGTACGCGCCGTCCGCGCTCGTGCTCGGCGTGACGGCGGGGCAGGACGCCGACAGCGGCACGGTGCTGCGTGCGGTGACGCTCGTCTGTGCGCCGACGCCGGGCGGGACGCACCCGAACCCGGTCGCCGCGTGCGCCGAGTTACGCGCGAACGGTTCCCGGCTGGACCCGCTCGCGGCCCCGGCCGCCGACGCGGTGTGTACCAGGGAGTGGAACCCGATGACGGTGACGGCCGACGGGGTGTGGCAGGGCCGCCGGCTCAGCTACACCTACACCTTCGCCAATCCGTGCGGCTTCCGGAACACCACGGGCGTGCTGTTCGACTTCTGACCCCCCGTGACACGACGGGCCGGGCGGCGCCGTGCGACCGCCGTCCGGCTCACGGGGGCCATGCGCGGACCGGGGGGTGACGGGGTCGACCGCCCCCGATCTCAGCCCAGTTCGAGGCTGGTCACCCCGAAGAGCTCGGCCAGGGCGAGGTCCGGGGCCGGGCCGGTGTACATCCGGGCGGTCTCGAAGACCGGGTCCAGGCCGAGGCCCGCGAGGAGTGCCGTGGCCTGCGGGTTCGCGTCCGGCGCGTCCACGGAGACCACACCTGCGGGCGCGTGCCGGGCGAGCCGCCGCAGCAGGGCGGCCGCCACCGCCGGGTCGGCCGCGTAGAGCGGGCCGATCCGGTGGGCGGCGCTGCACGGGCGGATCACCCCGAGGCCTTCGATCCGACCGTCGCGGACGGCGGCCAGTGCCGTCCGGCCGGGCAGCCCGGTCCAGGCGGACAGGAAGGCGGGGCGCGGTTCGGGGAAGAACCGCCGGTCGTAGGCGGCGAGCAGAGCGAAGGGCAGCGAGGCCGCGTCCACGATCGTGACCCCGGCGTCGGCCCCGGCGCCGACCCCGGCGCCGGTCTCGTTCTCGGCCCCGCCGTCGCCGTACCCCTCGGGGACACCCTCGTAGCGGACGTTGTTCCAGGCCGGAAGGAAGCCGGACTTGCGGTAGTTGCCCTGCTGGGCGACGACCCCGTCCAGGCCCACGAGCCGGCCGTCGAGGCGTTCCATACCGGCGTGCCACAGGCGGATGCCGTAGCCCTGGCCGCGGAAGGCCGGGCGGGCGATGTAGAGGCCGATGAAGCCGAAGCCGGCCCCGTAGCGGACGGCGGAGATGCAGGCCACCGGTTCGCCGTCGAGCCGGCCGACGAGGAAGCCCTCCGGGTCGGCCACCGCGAACGCGAACCGGTCCGAGTCCCCCGGGTTCCAGCCCTCCTCCTCGGCCCAGCCGCGCATCAGTTCCATGTCGGCGGCGCTCGCGCCGGTGATCTCGAATCCCGTCATGCCGGTGTTGTACCAGATGCGGACGGTGTGCACAGGAGTGCCTGATCGGTCGTCAACAGCTGTACGAACGCGGTGAGATCGACCTCCCGGTGGAGGTCGCTGACCTGTCCGTCGCCCACTTCGACGACCCGCCAGACCCCGTCCGCGCGCAGCGCGAGGTCGGTGGTCACGAAGGGGCAGCCCAGCGCTTCGACGGCCGCCCGTACCGGCTCGGGGACCTCGGCGACCGCACTGTCGGGGTGGGCGGTGACCAGCCCGGGCACCCCGTCCCGCCACCACACGCGCACCTCCGCGGCCGCCCCCTGCGGCGCGACGAAGGTCTCGAAGGCCCTCAGCACCACCCCGCCCGCCAGGAACTCGTCCTGGAGTTCGACGAAGCGTGCGGCCACCCGGTGCAGGGCGGCCGGGTCGGCGAGGTCGGGCACGTAACAGGCCTCGGCCCACTCGTGCTTGCGGGACTTCACGTAGTCCTTGACGACGGCGGACCCCGGCGGCAGCCCGGCGGCGAGGGCCGCGAGCCGCTGCGGGTCCGGGACCTCTCCGGGCGCGGCGGGCAGCCAGCCGCTGACCGGGGTGAGGCCGGCGAAGGTCCCGTACCAGCCGGGGAGTTCGTGCGCCCGCCGGTACGCCTCGGGGGTGACGGCGAGTTCGGCGCCGCGCCGGTGCAGGGCGGCGTCCAGTTCGGCGTACCGCCCCACGGGGAGCATCCAGCCGCGGTACCAGACGGCTCCCGTCCCCTCGGCACCCGCGCCACCGCCCGCTCGGGGTCCCCGGCGAGCAGCGCATCGTGGTCGACGAGCAGGGCCGTGCCGCCGACGGCGCGCAGCTGCCGGGCCTCCGCCCGCGAAGTGGGCGTCGGCCCGGCGCTCGTTCAGCGGGTCGCGGCAGTAGAGGACGGTGGTGGTCGCGGTCGTCGTCGGCATGCGCCCACCCTACGGACGGCCCCGCGGATCACCGTACGGATTTCAGCCCGCGCAGATCACGTCGTCGAGCCGGATGGGCTTGAAGTCGAGGCGGACGTACGCGGTGAAGGTGTCGGTGACCCCGCCGGCCCAGTGGGTGGTGACGGTGGCCCAGCCGACGCCGGCCGCCTGGGCGACGGTGACCGGGCCGATGCCGATGTTCTGCGGCGCGTTCTGGGAGCAGAGCAGGACGTCGGAGTCCGCATTCACCTGCTGTCTGTCCTTGAGGATCTGCGAGACGTACTGCTCGCGGTCGTGCGGGGAGGGGCCGTGGGCGCCGTAGAAGGTGGCGAGGAAGCGGCTGATCTGATCGGCCGTGTGCCCCTCCGCACTCGCGGGTGCGACGGACGGGGCCGGCACGGCGTGGGCGGGGCCGGACGACAGGGCCGGCAGCGCGAGCAGGGTCAGCAGCAGGGCGCCAAGGCTGTGCGGCTTGAGCATCATGTCCGGTTTTGTACCCGGCTGGCCGCTGCACCGGGAGGGAGCCGCGCGGATCTCACTCCTGTGGGGGGCGGGATTCACCGCAGAAACGACCCTCCGGCGCCCTCACGGCCGGGGCGCGGTAATGGGGTCGCGGCCGCCCGGCGCCGGTACGTAGGGTCGGAGCATGGGGAAGCCGCTTGTCGCAGTGTTCAGCGGGGCCGGGATGTCCACCGACTCCGGCATTCCGGACTACCGTGGGCCGCAGGGCCTGTGGCGCCGGGAGCCGGACGCCGAGAAGCTCGTGACCTACGCGTACTACATGGCCGATCCGGAGATCCGGCGCCGGTCCTGGCTGATGCGGGCCGAGCTCGGTGCACTCGGGGCGCGGCCGAACGCCGCGCACCTGGCCGTGGCCGAGCTCGAACGCGGCGGCACCCCCGTCCGGGTCATCACCCAGAACGTGGACGGGCTGCACCAGCTCGCCGGGATGCCCGCGCGCAAGGTGTTCGAGCTGCACGGCACGGCCCGGTCGGTGGTGTGCACGGCCTGTCACGCGCGGTCCGGCATGGACGGGGCGCTGGCCCGGGTCGCCGCCGGGGAACCGGATCCCGCCTGTCTGGCGTGCGGCGGGATCCTGAAGGCGGCGACCGTGATGTTCGGGCAGCGGCTCGACCCCGTGGTGCTGGGGCAGGCGATGGCCGTGGCCAAGGGGTGCCAGGTCTTCATCGCCGTCGGATCCACCCTGCAGGTGCAGCCCGCCGCGTCACTGGCCGGGACGGCCGCCGAGGCCGGGGCCCGGCTGATCATCGTGAACGCGGAGGAGACCCCGTACGACTCCCTGGCCGACGAGGTCGTCCGCGAGCCGATCGGCACCGCCCTGCCCGCGCTGCTGGCGAGGATCACCGCGAGCTGATCCGTGCCGGCCACCTGGTCCGCCTCGCCATCGGATTCGGTCAATCCACTGCCCGCTTGGCCGAGATGGCCCCAATAATGCCCTTTCAGGCAAATCTGACCGAAGATCATCCCACTTCTCGCACCCCGTCCCTCCATGATTCCCTACGGGCCCTCCGGGCCTTCACGGACGGGACGCAGCCGTCCGCACAGGGGTGGGAGGGCGGAAGTGACACACGTACTGGTCGAACGCGACGACGTGCTCCTGGCCGCGGCCGCCGCCGCTGACCGGGCGCGCGCCGGGAGAGGCAGCTGGCTGATGCTGGCCGCGCCGCCCGGCCGGGGCCGGAGCGCCGTGCTCGACACCGTCGTCCGCCGGGCGGGTTCCGACAACGGCATACGGGTGCTGTCGGCGCGCTGCTCGCCCGAGGAGACCGCTTTCCCCTTCGCCCTCGTACGCCAGGTGTTCCCCGGCGCCGACGGCATTCCCTTCACCGACCCCGCCGCCGAGCAGGAGCAAGTAGTCTTCCACCGGCTCCTGGACCTGCTGACCCGGACCGCGGCGGTCCGGCCCGTGCTGCTGGCCGTCGACGACCTGCACTGCGCGGACCCGGTGTCACGCCGCTGGATCGGCTACCTGGCGCGCCGGATCGCCGGGCTTCCGATCCTGCTGCTGGCGACCGAATGCCGTGAGCACTCCGACGTCACCTGGCTGCCCCGGACCACGGGCGTGTGCCACCCGCTTCCCCCGCTCGGGCGGGACGCCGTCACACGGCTCGCGCGCGAGCGCGGGCTGGCTCCCGAACAGCGTGCCACGTGCCGGGACGCGACCGCGGGCAACCCCGCACTCGTGCAGGCACTCCTCGCCGACCTGGCCGGTTCCGCCCACTCCCCCGACCCAGGAGCCGGGCACACCTCGGACCGGCCGGGCGGTGCCCCTCCCGCCCGCTACCGCGACGCGCTCGCCCGCTGGATCCGGCACCGCGCCGACGACGAACCCCGCCACATCGCCCTGGCCCTCGCCATCACCGCCCAGTGCTCTCCCGCCACCGGTTCCGCCCTGCTCCAGGAGGCCTTGGCGCTCTGCCCGGCCCGCCACGCGGCCGCGCCCTGCGCGCCGCTGCTGGCCCGGCTGCTCTCGCACCCGCTCGCCCTCGAAGCCGTACTGGACGCGGCCGACCCCACCGAACTGGCCGCCCTGCACACCCGTGCCGCCC
Above is a genomic segment from Streptomyces sp. NBC_01233 containing:
- a CDS encoding ABC transporter ATP-binding protein; this encodes MENDAIQLRDVSRVHGTGDQAVTALDQVSLDFPQGTFTAVMGPSGSGKSTLLQCAAGLDRPTSGTVTIGGTELGGLSETRLTLLRRDRIGFVFQAFNLLPALTAEQNVALPLRLAGRRPAKAEVREVLARVGLGERARHRPAQLSGGQQQRVALARALITRPDVLFGDEPTGALDSRTGREVLTLLRAMVDTDRQTVVVVTHDPVAASYADRVVFLADGRLNGELSGASAPDIAAHMTRLEAAPC
- a CDS encoding SSI family serine proteinase inhibitor; protein product: MRSIARGLGLGSAAMALTALTALAWPGTAGAAPAGTESLYAPSALVLGVTAGQDADSGTVLRAVTLVCAPTPGGTHPNPVAACAELRANGSRLDPLAAPAADAVCTREWNPMTVTADGVWQGRRLSYTYTFANPCGFRNTTGVLFDF
- a CDS encoding GNAT family N-acetyltransferase → MTGFEITGASAADMELMRGWAEEEGWNPGDSDRFAFAVADPEGFLVGRLDGEPVACISAVRYGAGFGFIGLYIARPAFRGQGYGIRLWHAGMERLDGRLVGLDGVVAQQGNYRKSGFLPAWNNVRYEGVPEGYGDGGAENETGAGVGAGADAGVTIVDAASLPFALLAAYDRRFFPEPRPAFLSAWTGLPGRTALAAVRDGRIEGLGVIRPCSAAHRIGPLYAADPAVAAALLRRLARHAPAGVVSVDAPDANPQATALLAGLGLDPVFETARMYTGPAPDLALAELFGVTSLELG
- a CDS encoding ATP-grasp domain-containing protein; protein product: MPTTTATTTVLYCRDPLNERRADAHFAGGGPAAARRRRHGPARRPRCAARRGPRAGGGAGAEGTGAVWYRGWMLPVGRYAELDAALHRRGAELAVTPEAYRRAHELPGWYGTFAGLTPVSGWLPAAPGEVPDPQRLAALAAGLPPGSAVVKDYVKSRKHEWAEACYVPDLADPAALHRVAARFVELQDEFLAGGVVLRAFETFVAPQGAAAEVRVWWRDGVPGLVTAHPDSAVAEVPEPVRAAVEALGCPFVTTDLALRADGVWRVVEVGDGQVSDLHREVDLTAFVQLLTTDQALLCTPSASGTTPA
- a CDS encoding SIR2 family NAD-dependent protein deacylase codes for the protein MGKPLVAVFSGAGMSTDSGIPDYRGPQGLWRREPDAEKLVTYAYYMADPEIRRRSWLMRAELGALGARPNAAHLAVAELERGGTPVRVITQNVDGLHQLAGMPARKVFELHGTARSVVCTACHARSGMDGALARVAAGEPDPACLACGGILKAATVMFGQRLDPVVLGQAMAVAKGCQVFIAVGSTLQVQPAASLAGTAAEAGARLIIVNAEETPYDSLADEVVREPIGTALPALLARITAS